A portion of the Parasteatoda tepidariorum isolate YZ-2023 chromosome 5, CAS_Ptep_4.0, whole genome shotgun sequence genome contains these proteins:
- the LOC107451303 gene encoding uncharacterized protein isoform X1: MQNHKVYLEYEGWMNVYIDGDGKARIMRDFQSTANESKKDIDNLFIWIVVGIAVTITFILFLYCLCSACCEEYGNDSESEDSVPVSPALNQRSCNNPAINEQNSIAQSINRQSPLNPIMNQQSPISPQHAASNSRHITLTDVQTGLPVVVGIASVAAQLSQARSEPCTEGQLMSGSIRSAPYGSMDYHDSVSPSAPPPSYFEVVSQPKM, from the coding sequence ATGCAAAATCATAAAGTTTATTTGGAATACGAAGGTTGGATGAATGTATATATAGATGGGGATGGAAAAGCTCGCATCATGAGAGATTTTCAAAGCACTGCAAATGAATCCAAAAAAGATattgacaatttatttatttggatagTTGTAGGCATAGCAGTGACCatcacatttattttgtttctttattgtCTTTGCAGCGCTTGCTGCGAAGAGTATGGAAATGACAGCGAATCTGAAGATTCAGTTCCAGTTTCTCCAGCACTAAACCAGCGAAGTTGCAATAATCCTGCAATAAATGAGCAAAATTCTATTGCTCAATCCATAAACCGACAAAGTCCCTTGAATCCAATAATGAATCAGCAAAGTCCCATCTCTCCACAACACGCCGCCTCAAACAGTCGGCACATAACTCTTACTGATGTGCAGACTGGATTGCCTGTTGTTGTTGGTATTGCTTCTGTTGCTGCACAACTTAGTCAAGCAAGAAGTGAACCATGCACTGAAGGTCAACTAATGAGTGGTTCGATTCGATCTGCACCCTATGGATCAATGGACTATCACGATTCAGTGTCTCCTAGTGCACCACCACCTTCTTATTTTGAAGTGGTTTCTCAGCCTAAAATGTAA